In the Caballeronia sp. LZ062 genome, one interval contains:
- the glp gene encoding gephyrin-like molybdotransferase Glp, which yields MTTLKPLSGCVAHYDPDALPVEAAQEIVRQWAMPRGRAERVERVGLFDALNRVLAEDVTSPIDVPAFDNSAMDGYAFSGAALSSAKQSLTLNVAGAALAGRPFAGQPAAGECVRIMTGALMPEGCDTVVPQELVTREGDAICFAADAVRVGQNRRLSGEDLARGKPALRAGRVVRASDLGLLASLGIAEVNVQKRLVVAFFSTGDELRAVGEPLTPGTLYDSNRYTLFAMLRRLGVETVDLGIVRDDRASLEKALREATEAADVVVSSGGVSVGDADFTRELMNSLGDVAFWKIAMRPGRPLAFGRLWSGPRAGMGKSALFFGLPGNPVAVMATFYFIVREALIAMSGATRQEPTVIRARSAAPIRKRPGRTEFQRGIATRDGAGRWSVVTTGPQGSGVLSSMSEANCFIVLEHDRADIDAGDEVNIVPFDGLI from the coding sequence ATGACCACGTTGAAGCCACTGTCCGGTTGCGTCGCTCACTACGATCCAGACGCGTTGCCCGTCGAGGCCGCGCAGGAAATCGTGCGTCAATGGGCGATGCCGCGCGGGCGGGCGGAGCGCGTCGAGCGCGTCGGACTCTTCGATGCGCTGAACCGCGTGCTCGCAGAGGACGTGACCTCGCCCATCGACGTCCCCGCCTTCGACAACTCCGCGATGGACGGCTACGCGTTTTCCGGCGCGGCGCTGTCGTCGGCCAAGCAGTCTTTGACGCTGAACGTCGCGGGCGCGGCGCTCGCCGGACGGCCGTTCGCCGGGCAACCGGCCGCAGGCGAATGCGTGCGCATCATGACCGGCGCGTTGATGCCCGAGGGCTGCGACACCGTCGTGCCGCAGGAACTCGTCACGCGCGAAGGCGACGCCATCTGCTTCGCCGCCGACGCCGTCCGCGTGGGCCAGAACCGGCGGCTGTCGGGCGAAGATCTCGCGCGCGGCAAACCCGCGTTGCGCGCGGGCCGCGTCGTGCGGGCGTCGGATCTCGGCTTGCTGGCGTCGCTCGGCATCGCCGAAGTGAATGTGCAGAAACGGCTCGTCGTCGCGTTCTTCTCCACGGGCGATGAGCTACGCGCCGTCGGCGAACCGCTGACGCCGGGCACGCTTTACGACAGCAACCGCTACACGCTTTTCGCGATGCTGCGCCGGCTCGGCGTCGAAACCGTGGATCTCGGCATCGTCCGCGACGACCGCGCGTCGCTCGAAAAAGCGTTGCGCGAGGCGACCGAAGCGGCGGACGTGGTCGTCAGTTCGGGCGGCGTCTCGGTCGGCGACGCCGACTTCACGCGCGAACTGATGAACTCGCTCGGCGACGTCGCGTTCTGGAAAATCGCCATGCGCCCCGGGCGGCCACTCGCATTCGGCCGGCTGTGGTCCGGTCCGCGCGCGGGCATGGGCAAGTCCGCGCTCTTCTTCGGCTTGCCGGGCAACCCGGTCGCGGTCATGGCGACGTTCTATTTCATCGTGCGCGAGGCGCTGATCGCTATGTCCGGCGCGACGCGGCAAGAACCGACGGTGATTCGCGCGCGCTCCGCTGCACCCATCAGAAAACGCCCAGGCCGCACCGAGTTCCAGCGCGGCATCGCCACCCGCGACGGCGCGGGGCGCTGGAGTGTCGTCACGACCGGCCCGCAAGGTTCGGGCGTGCTGAGTTCGATGAGCGAGGCAAACTGTTTCATCGTGCTCGAACACGACCGCGCCGATATCGACG
- the mobA gene encoding molybdenum cofactor guanylyltransferase MobA, protein MGGVDKGMQPFRGEPLALHVLRCLAPQASAMLISANRNIEAYSALAAPFGARVIVDALGDYPGPLAGIAAALRAAQTEFVLLAPCDAPFVDQRLGHMLGEALDAERADIAYAATIEPCGERIAHPVFALVRTSLADDLDARLASGERKVRAWYARHKAVQVPFHDDRAFYNINDLRQLAELERR, encoded by the coding sequence ATGGGCGGCGTCGACAAAGGCATGCAGCCGTTCCGCGGCGAACCGCTCGCGCTTCATGTGCTGCGCTGCCTCGCGCCGCAAGCGAGCGCCATGCTGATCAGCGCCAATCGAAACATCGAGGCATATTCGGCACTTGCCGCGCCGTTCGGCGCCCGCGTAATCGTGGACGCGCTCGGCGACTACCCCGGACCGCTCGCAGGCATCGCCGCGGCGCTGCGCGCAGCGCAGACCGAATTCGTGCTGCTTGCGCCGTGCGACGCTCCATTCGTCGATCAACGGCTCGGCCACATGCTCGGCGAAGCGCTCGACGCCGAACGCGCCGACATCGCGTATGCCGCGACGATCGAACCGTGCGGGGAGCGCATCGCGCATCCGGTCTTCGCGCTCGTGCGCACCTCACTTGCCGACGATCTCGACGCCCGGCTCGCGTCCGGCGAACGGAAGGTGCGCGCGTGGTACGCGCGCCACAAGGCGGTGCAAGTGCCATTTCACGATGATCGAGCGTTTTACAATATCAATGATTTACGCCAGCTAGCCGAGCTGGAGCGCCGGTAG
- the moaA gene encoding GTP 3',8-cyclase MoaA, whose product MSRRIIPLADVSAIPDFSGAAAAPSGLLTDTLARPLRDLRISVTDRCNFRCVYCMPRDVFDKDYPFLPHSALLSFEEIERLARVFVAHGVEKIRLTGGEPLLRKNIEFLIDRLAKLRTPQGRPLDITLTTNGSLLARKAQSLKDAGLSRVTVSLDALDDALFRRMNDADFAVADVLDGIAAAQAAGLAPVKVNMVVKRGTNDQEIVPMARHFKGSGVVLRFIEYMDVGASNGWNMDEVLPSAQVVERIAAHFPLAPLEAHTAAETAQRWGYRDGSGEIGVISSVTRAFCGSCTRARLSTEGKLYLCLFATSGHDLRALIRGGASDDDVATAVARIWEARGDRYSQLRGSASAASREDGPRVEMSYIGG is encoded by the coding sequence ATGTCCCGACGCATCATTCCGTTAGCCGATGTCAGCGCGATCCCGGATTTCTCCGGCGCCGCCGCAGCGCCATCCGGCTTGCTGACGGACACGCTCGCACGCCCCTTGCGCGACTTGCGCATCTCGGTCACGGATCGCTGCAACTTCCGCTGCGTCTACTGCATGCCGCGCGACGTGTTCGACAAGGACTACCCGTTCCTGCCGCATTCCGCGCTGCTGTCGTTCGAGGAAATCGAACGGCTCGCGCGCGTGTTCGTCGCGCACGGCGTCGAGAAGATCCGGCTCACGGGCGGCGAGCCGCTTCTGCGCAAAAACATCGAATTCCTGATCGACCGGCTCGCAAAACTGCGCACACCGCAGGGCCGGCCGCTCGACATCACGCTCACCACCAACGGATCGCTGCTCGCACGCAAGGCTCAATCGCTGAAGGACGCGGGCCTTTCACGCGTGACGGTTAGCCTCGACGCGCTCGACGACGCCCTCTTCCGCCGCATGAACGACGCCGACTTCGCCGTGGCCGACGTGCTGGACGGCATCGCGGCGGCGCAGGCAGCCGGTCTCGCGCCGGTCAAGGTCAACATGGTCGTCAAACGTGGCACAAACGATCAGGAAATCGTGCCGATGGCGCGCCACTTCAAAGGCAGCGGCGTCGTTCTGCGCTTCATCGAATACATGGATGTCGGCGCGTCCAACGGCTGGAACATGGACGAAGTGCTGCCGTCCGCGCAGGTGGTCGAGCGGATCGCCGCGCACTTCCCGCTCGCGCCACTGGAAGCGCACACCGCCGCCGAGACCGCGCAACGCTGGGGTTATCGCGATGGAAGCGGCGAAATCGGCGTGATCTCGAGCGTGACGCGGGCTTTCTGCGGCTCGTGCACCCGCGCGCGGCTTTCCACGGAAGGTAAGCTGTATCTGTGCCTCTTCGCCACCTCGGGCCACGATCTTCGCGCGCTCATTCGCGGCGGCGCAAGCGATGACGACGTGGCCACCGCCGTCGCCCGTATCTGGGAAGCGCGCGGCGACCGCTACTCGCAGTTGCGCGGCAGCGCGTCGGCGGCCTCGCGGGAAGACGGTCCGCGCGTGGAAATGTCGTACATCGGCGGCTGA